One Desulfocurvibacter africanus subsp. africanus DSM 2603 DNA segment encodes these proteins:
- a CDS encoding GumC family protein — MQTRQPLQLGSALILEPESRPGSSLREMLAVLFRRRKAALAFFLSVTFAVGLFTYFMPKTYRSDTKLLVKVGRESVAVDPAVVGPTMAVTRDMRNEINSEVQLLTSKTLAEKTVDVLGPEFVLNAPIRDEGLFGVRRGFHAAVTGLAGLAGSLNWSGDGPGGADAQAELREEAVVTLMENLQVSPEDLSNVIWLGYKSSDPDTANKILSTLVDQYQRQHVDVYSSQAQPAFFESQLADIGARLKAKQQELEAFKTRFKLAAIQSQTQLLIESLEGLQGRIDDTNASIEASQARIDAQRRALQGRSETIVLNRVEGRANTAAEGIKQQLLELRLREIDLSSRYADSYRPLVQVREQIRVAREALADEQKVGGEITTGIDPNVQALQLAMRTEEAELSAARARKTALEGQQAGLQDRLSFLVSKEREVDSMEREVELLKQDYANFYDTMRRSAISNAMDKSLVSNVSVIEPATLPMLPLGPRTLVNLVLGMFLGILGGIALAFLLEYFDQSLHTPDHVRNRIGLPVLASVSKRDFVQCI, encoded by the coding sequence ATGCAGACTAGACAACCACTTCAGCTCGGTTCGGCCCTGATCCTGGAGCCCGAATCCCGGCCCGGCAGCTCCCTGCGCGAGATGCTGGCGGTGCTCTTCCGGCGCAGAAAGGCCGCGCTGGCTTTCTTCCTTAGCGTGACCTTCGCCGTTGGGCTGTTCACTTACTTCATGCCCAAGACCTATCGCTCGGACACCAAGCTGCTGGTCAAGGTGGGCCGCGAAAGCGTGGCCGTGGACCCGGCCGTGGTCGGTCCGACCATGGCCGTGACCCGCGACATGCGCAACGAGATCAATTCCGAGGTCCAACTGCTGACCAGCAAGACCCTGGCCGAGAAAACCGTGGACGTTCTCGGTCCCGAGTTCGTGCTGAACGCCCCCATACGCGATGAAGGGCTCTTCGGCGTGCGCCGGGGCTTTCACGCGGCAGTCACCGGCCTGGCTGGTTTGGCCGGTAGCCTGAACTGGTCCGGGGACGGGCCGGGGGGGGCGGATGCGCAGGCCGAGCTGCGCGAGGAAGCGGTCGTCACGCTCATGGAGAACCTGCAGGTTTCGCCCGAGGATCTCTCCAATGTGATCTGGTTGGGCTATAAATCCAGTGATCCGGACACGGCCAACAAGATCCTGAGCACGCTGGTGGACCAATACCAGCGCCAGCACGTGGACGTGTACAGCTCCCAGGCCCAGCCCGCCTTTTTCGAAAGCCAGCTCGCGGACATCGGGGCTCGGCTGAAGGCCAAGCAGCAGGAGCTGGAAGCCTTCAAGACGCGTTTCAAGCTGGCCGCCATCCAAAGTCAGACCCAACTGCTCATCGAGAGCCTCGAAGGCCTGCAAGGCCGTATCGATGATACCAATGCGAGCATCGAAGCCTCACAGGCCCGCATCGATGCCCAGCGCAGGGCCCTGCAGGGCCGCTCCGAGACCATCGTGCTCAACCGGGTGGAAGGGCGCGCCAATACCGCGGCCGAGGGCATCAAACAGCAGCTCCTGGAACTGCGCCTGCGGGAGATCGATCTCTCCTCGCGCTACGCCGACAGCTACCGGCCCCTCGTGCAGGTGCGCGAGCAAATCCGCGTTGCCCGGGAAGCCCTGGCAGACGAGCAGAAGGTGGGCGGAGAGATCACCACGGGTATCGACCCCAATGTGCAGGCGCTGCAACTGGCCATGCGCACCGAGGAGGCCGAGTTGTCGGCAGCGCGGGCGCGCAAGACCGCCCTCGAGGGGCAGCAGGCCGGGCTGCAGGACCGTCTGAGCTTCCTGGTCAGCAAGGAGCGCGAAGTGGACAGCATGGAGCGCGAAGTGGAGCTGCTCAAACAGGACTACGCCAACTTCTACGACACCATGCGCCGGTCGGCCATCTCCAACGCCATGGACAAGAGCCTCGTGTCCAACGTGAGCGTCATCGAGCCGGCCACTCTGCCCATGCTGCCCCTGGGGCCGAGGACGCTGGTCAACCTCGTGCTGGGCATGTTCCTGGGCATCCTGGGCGGCATCGCCCTGGCCTTCCTGCTGGAATACTTCGACCAGAGTCTGCACACACCCGACCATGTGCGCAACCGGATCGGCCTGCCCGTGCTGGCCTCGGTTTCCAAAAGGGACTTCGTCCAATGTATCTAG
- a CDS encoding AAA family ATPase, with protein sequence MYLDYYRFDREPFHITPDPKFLYLSPSHKEALASIIYGIENRKGFVCILGEVGLGKTTIVRSYLELADRDEIRPIYVFNSKVTFKELLETIFQEWGLKPEGDSVHSMLQQLYRELINEYNTGRNVVLLIDEAQNVPLDTLENLRMLSNLETTKRKLIQVVLIGQPELRDKLDRPELRQLKQRVVVRTTVFPLTEQESREYIRHRLSHASSRPETIFTRGAESKIVRYAKGIPRTINIIADNALIASYGLQCKPVTKNIVDQVIRDHHGEARTREPFWKPVLAALCLTGALLLPTYTYREVLHQRLSAIIPAATQAMPPQGEGTAWQASPPGQASRPAPQAGQEMRTAPTRPGGQGDAPQASVPMATTVEAPKPSPQPAPGAGRTESREPAVAERPAAFSPRAGMPEEPSTREEPAPASPAQGLATQTGLAWANLAWSDAARVTAQPGDYLTKLCIEAYGFCGQRELTAILAANPSIVDPDYIAVGQVLIIPPLGGN encoded by the coding sequence ATGTATCTAGACTATTACCGCTTCGATCGGGAGCCGTTCCACATCACTCCCGATCCCAAGTTCCTTTACCTCAGCCCAAGCCACAAGGAGGCTCTGGCGTCCATCATCTACGGCATCGAGAATCGCAAGGGCTTCGTGTGCATTCTGGGCGAGGTCGGCCTGGGCAAGACCACCATAGTGCGCTCCTACCTGGAGCTGGCCGACCGCGACGAGATTCGGCCCATCTATGTGTTCAACTCCAAGGTGACCTTCAAGGAGCTGCTGGAGACCATCTTTCAGGAGTGGGGGCTCAAGCCCGAGGGCGACAGCGTGCACTCCATGCTCCAGCAGCTCTACCGGGAGCTCATCAACGAGTACAACACGGGCCGCAACGTGGTGCTGCTCATCGACGAGGCCCAGAACGTGCCCCTGGACACCCTGGAGAACCTGCGCATGCTCTCCAACCTGGAGACGACCAAACGCAAGCTCATCCAGGTCGTGCTCATCGGCCAGCCCGAGTTGAGGGACAAGCTGGACCGGCCCGAGCTTCGGCAGCTCAAGCAGCGCGTGGTGGTGCGCACGACCGTTTTTCCGCTCACCGAGCAGGAGAGCCGGGAGTACATCCGCCACCGCTTGTCCCACGCCTCCTCGCGGCCCGAGACGATCTTCACCCGGGGCGCCGAGAGCAAGATCGTGCGCTATGCCAAAGGCATCCCGCGCACCATCAACATCATCGCCGATAATGCGCTTATCGCGAGTTACGGGCTGCAGTGCAAGCCGGTGACAAAGAACATCGTGGACCAGGTCATCCGCGACCACCACGGCGAGGCCAGGACGAGGGAGCCGTTCTGGAAGCCGGTGCTGGCGGCCTTGTGTCTCACCGGCGCCCTGCTCCTGCCTACCTATACGTATCGCGAGGTGCTGCACCAACGCCTGAGCGCAATCATACCCGCAGCGACCCAGGCCATGCCGCCTCAAGGGGAGGGAACGGCATGGCAGGCCTCGCCTCCCGGGCAAGCGTCCAGGCCAGCACCTCAAGCCGGGCAGGAGATGCGGACAGCTCCGACCCGGCCTGGAGGCCAGGGAGATGCCCCGCAGGCTTCGGTCCCCATGGCGACGACGGTTGAAGCTCCTAAACCGTCGCCCCAGCCGGCCCCGGGGGCCGGTCGCACCGAGTCGCGGGAGCCGGCCGTGGCAGAGCGGCCGGCGGCCTTCAGCCCACGGGCAGGGATGCCGGAGGAGCCCTCGACGCGTGAGGAGCCGGCTCCGGCATCCCCGGCCCAAGGCTTGGCGACACAGACGGGCCTTGCCTGGGCGAACCTTGCCTGGTCAGACGCCGCGCGGGTCACGGCTCAGCCGGGAGACTACCTGACCAAGCTGTGCATCGAGGCTTACGGCTTCTGCGGACAGCGGGAGCTGACCGCCATACTGGCGGCAAACCCGTCCATCGTGGACCCGGATTACATCGCCGTGGGGCAAGTCCTGATCATCCCGCCCCTGGGCGGCAATTGA
- a CDS encoding chromosome partitioning ATPase like protein, whose product MTRIYEALERSEKIAQEGRPALTGPGRQNLKLGRLSESLKETLLGLHQNITTLLPGKGGHVVQFVSALPGEGSTELCREFAKVTTLVLGRKVLLLDSNHERSAQADHFDIRPEKSVDSEDGNGSGDGKGELAPASFFRIADTSLYVTKVKGRGRPHQLMHNQGKAKDFFDSVRSTFDLVLVDSPAAAESPAGLSLSGLSDGVVLVVEAGRTRWQVADTVANRIRATGGNILGVLLNKRDYPIPQFIYERI is encoded by the coding sequence ATGACCAGAATCTATGAAGCCCTGGAGCGGTCGGAAAAGATAGCGCAAGAGGGCAGGCCTGCCCTGACCGGCCCTGGCCGGCAGAACCTCAAACTCGGCAGGTTGAGCGAGTCGCTCAAGGAGACGCTGCTCGGCCTGCACCAGAACATCACCACGCTCCTGCCCGGCAAGGGCGGCCATGTAGTGCAGTTCGTCAGCGCCTTGCCTGGCGAGGGATCAACGGAGTTGTGCCGGGAATTCGCCAAAGTGACCACGTTGGTGCTGGGGCGCAAGGTGCTCCTGCTGGATTCGAACCATGAGCGCTCGGCGCAGGCCGACCATTTCGACATACGGCCCGAGAAAAGCGTGGATTCCGAGGACGGCAACGGCTCGGGAGATGGCAAGGGCGAGCTGGCTCCGGCGTCCTTCTTCCGCATCGCGGACACCTCGCTCTACGTAACCAAGGTCAAGGGCCGTGGGCGTCCCCACCAGCTCATGCACAACCAGGGTAAGGCCAAGGACTTCTTCGATTCCGTGCGCTCCACCTTCGACCTTGTGCTGGTGGATTCGCCTGCGGCGGCGGAAAGCCCAGCCGGCTTGTCCCTGTCCGGCCTGAGCGACGGAGTGGTGCTTGTGGTGGAGGCAGGCAGAACCCGCTGGCAGGTGGCGGACACCGTGGCCAACCGCATCCGCGCCACGGGCGGGAACATCCTCGGCGTGCTGCTCAACAAGCGGGATTATCCCATCCCGCAGTTCATTTATGAACGGATTTGA
- a CDS encoding polysaccharide biosynthesis/export family protein: MRAQMTLLAALSLLLLAGLFACAQKPAGVVTKEPMAWTNEAGDQLEPGDEIEVQFLYWPELDDTQRIRRDGRISLQLVENIQAAGLTPEELCRKLEDLHKDKLKDPAIKVILRERAARQIMVGGEVEQPGAIELAGSMTPLEAIMAAGGFKRLSADISKVVVFRQMEGRRLATSVDLMNPDQAPFFLKPNDVIYVPPSY, translated from the coding sequence ATGCGTGCCCAAATGACGTTGCTGGCGGCGCTGTCGCTGCTGCTTCTAGCGGGGTTGTTCGCCTGTGCCCAGAAGCCCGCCGGCGTGGTGACCAAGGAACCCATGGCCTGGACCAACGAGGCCGGCGACCAGCTGGAGCCGGGTGACGAGATCGAGGTTCAGTTTCTTTACTGGCCCGAGCTGGATGATACCCAGCGGATTCGTCGTGATGGGCGTATATCCCTGCAACTCGTGGAAAACATCCAGGCTGCCGGCCTTACGCCCGAGGAGTTGTGCCGGAAGCTGGAGGACCTGCACAAGGACAAGCTCAAGGATCCGGCCATCAAGGTCATCCTGCGCGAGCGGGCGGCCAGGCAGATCATGGTCGGCGGCGAGGTGGAGCAGCCCGGAGCCATCGAGCTGGCTGGCAGCATGACGCCCCTGGAGGCCATCATGGCCGCCGGAGGCTTCAAGCGGCTCTCGGCCGACATCAGCAAGGTCGTGGTCTTCCGCCAAATGGAAGGCAGACGCCTGGCCACGAGCGTCGATCTCATGAACCCGGATCAGGCGCCTTTCTTCCTCAAGCCCAACGACGTCATCTACGTACCGCCCTCATATTAG